From the Acidicapsa ligni genome, one window contains:
- a CDS encoding 2OG-Fe(II) oxygenase, translating to MNRIEYGAIIGRRLAEEKDRLQAEFHSHRVQSCAIDGLLPEEEADRIFAAFPDKSSMMLKKSLREYKYVAAQMNQYNPLLEEVVYAFQQPGVLKLVEEITGIREMEPDEHLYAGGISLMGKDNFLNPHLDNSHDKNRQAYRVLNLLYYVSPDWTHESGGNLELWDDGPKGEPREVVSRFNRLVLMATHEKSWHSVNQIKVDRSRCCVSNYYFSARPLEDHEYFHVTSFRGRPEQPVRDLVLQGDIALRQGIRKVFKKGIVENPHVYKKPEDQGSENTNQ from the coding sequence GTGAATCGTATTGAGTATGGCGCGATCATCGGAAGGCGGTTAGCCGAAGAAAAGGATCGTCTTCAGGCGGAGTTTCACAGCCATCGGGTCCAGAGCTGCGCGATTGACGGCCTTCTTCCGGAGGAGGAAGCGGATCGAATATTCGCCGCATTTCCGGATAAGAGTTCGATGATGCTCAAAAAAAGTTTGCGGGAGTACAAGTACGTTGCAGCACAGATGAACCAATACAATCCGCTGCTGGAGGAAGTCGTTTACGCTTTCCAGCAACCCGGAGTGTTGAAGTTGGTGGAAGAGATAACTGGAATCCGGGAAATGGAACCAGATGAGCATTTGTATGCTGGCGGGATCAGCTTAATGGGTAAGGATAATTTTCTAAATCCTCATCTGGACAACTCGCATGACAAGAATCGCCAGGCATATCGGGTTCTCAATCTGCTGTACTATGTCTCCCCGGATTGGACCCACGAGTCTGGCGGTAATCTGGAGCTTTGGGATGATGGTCCGAAGGGTGAGCCTCGGGAAGTTGTGAGTAGGTTTAACAGGTTGGTGCTGATGGCCACGCACGAGAAATCGTGGCATTCGGTCAATCAGATTAAGGTCGATCGCAGTCGCTGTTGTGTCTCTAATTATTACTTTTCGGCTAGGCCGCTTGAAGATCACGAATATTTTCATGTGACTTCGTTTCGAGGCCGACCTGAGCAGCCGGTGAGGGATCTGGTGCTTCAGGGGGACATAGCTCTTCGACAGGGAATTCGCAAGGTCTTCAAAAAGGGTATTGTTGAAAATCCTCATGTGTACAAAAAGCCAGAGGATCAAGGGTCGGAAAATACGAATCAGTAG
- a CDS encoding GTP-binding protein, whose amino-acid sequence MAKEKFDRSKPHVNVGTIGHIDHGKTTLTAAITKVLSKHNPKNTFRS is encoded by the coding sequence ATGGCGAAGGAAAAATTTGACCGTTCTAAGCCGCACGTAAACGTAGGGACGATTGGTCACATTGATCATGGCAAGACGACGTTGACGGCAGCGATCACGAAGGTGTTGTCGAAGCACAACCCGAAGAACACGTTCCGTTC